The sequence GTATAATATTTTAACTGGCTTTAGAGGGGAGGATCCTGTTGATCAGGAAAAGATAGCTGAATTACTTGTAAGGTTTTCACAAATAATGTATTTACATCCTGAAATCAAAGAGATGGAATTTAACCCGGTGTTTGCGTATAAAGACTCTGTGGTTATAGTGGATTCCAGAATGCTTTTGTCAAAATGAACGATTACCCTATTTACGTTCTTTGTGGCGAGGCCGGATCTGGTAAATCAGAAATCGTTTTGAAATTAGGCGAGATTTTTTCAAAGGACAGGCCAGTTTCAGTTATAGACCTTGATAACGTTAAGATTATGAGAACGATTAGACATGTAAGATTCGAAAAGAGACTTGAACTACCTTTTGAGATAATCAGCATTCCTGATGAATTTATCAATATAGATATGCCCATTGTTGCTTATAAAATTAGAAGTATAATTGAAGAAAAAAACAGGTTTTTGGTTATAGATATCGGAGGAAATAGTGATGGAGCTATTGTACTTGGGTCATTGAACGATATTTTAATGAGAAGAAATACTGTTCCTATTTTTGTCTTGAACCCCTTCAGACCCTTTTCGAACTCTTATGAAGCAGTAAAAGAAACTATTAACTCTATTCAGAAATCCAGTAAGCTTATTTTTAAAAAATTGATAATAAATCTTTATTTAGGTGAAGGTTCTACCCTGGAGGAGATGCTTTTAGGAGAGAAGCTAGCAAATGAAATTGCTGAAAAACTGGAATTTGATGTACTTTTTAGGTTTGTTCAAGAAGATTTTATAAAATATTTCAAAGACTATATTCCAATAAGTCCTTTGTTACTTTATCCGTGGGAAGAAGGGAGGTTCTAAATAATGGCAAGGGTGATAATTGACGAGGAGAGATGTAAAGGCTGTGGTCTATGTGTAGCAGCTTGTAATTTTGGAAACTTGAGAATTGGTGAAAAGTTTAATTCAAAGAGCTATAGAGTAAGCGAGTTCGTTGGAGAAGAGTGTAAAGGCTGTGGCTTTTGTTATATGGTATGTCCTGATATTGCAATTACAGTCTATAGAGATGAGAAAGTAGAGGTAGAAAAATAATTTGTTTTGTAAAGGAGGGATATTATGAGAGTTTTAATGAAAGGAACAGAAGCTATGGCTGAGGCTGCAATAAGGGCTGGATGCTACGCTTATTTTGGATATCCTATTACTCCTCAAACAGAGTTAATACACTATATGTCCAGGAGAATGCCAGAAGTTAAAGGAGTCTTTTTGCAAGCTGAAAGTGAAGTATCAGTTATAAATATGGTTTATGGAGCTGCGGCTGCAGGAGTGAGGGTTATGACTTCATCTTCCAGTCCCGGAGTTAGTCTGATGCAAGAAGGTATATCTTATTTAGTAGGAGCTCAACTTCCTGCTGTTTTGATAAACGTGATGAGAGGGGGGCCTGGTCTTGGGAATATCCAGCCTTCTCAGAGTGATTATTTTCAGTCTACAAAGGGTGGAGGGCATGGTGATTATAAATTAATTACCTTTGCTCCTTCGTCTGTTTCGGAGGCTGCATCTTTGGTTTATGGCGCCTTTGATATAGCTGAAAAGTATAGGCATCCGGTGATGATTCTGGCAGATGGAGCGCTTGGGCAGATTATGGAACCGGTAAGTCTTCCAGAGCATGGCTTAAGTAAACCCTCTGTTAAAAGCTGGGCACTTACAGGAGCCAAAGGTAGGAGCGCAAATAAGGTGCTTTCATTTTACCTTGACCCCAAGACCCTGGAGGAACATAATTTAATTTTGCAGGAAAAATTTAAGAATGTTAATGAGGAAATAAAATTTGAAGAGGATATATTTGATGATATGGATGTTCTAGCAGTAGCTTATGGCACTGTGGCAAGGATATTAAGAAGTGCTGTTCAGAGGTTAAGAAATGAAGGGAAAAAAATAGGCTTTTTCAGGCCGATTTCTCTTTGGCCGTTTCCTGAAGATGCCTTGAAGAGTGCGTCCAGGAAGTCAAAACTGGTGTTTGTTAGTGAAATGAGTTATGGTCAGATGCTTGAAGACGTAAGGCGCGTGGTGCCAGATGATATTGAAGTAAAGTTTTATGGAAGGGCTGGTGGAGTAGTCCCATCGCCAAATGAGCTTTATCTTAAACTAAAATCCCTTCTGGAAGGGGGCATGTAGAAATGTCCAATCAAATCCTTGAGAGACCCAGATCTTTAACGGGAAAACAGTTTCACTATTGTCCCGGATGTCACCATGGTATAATTCACAGGTTAATAGCGGAGACAATTGATGAATTTGACCTAAGAGAGAAGACAATTGTTGTACAACCAGTAGGCTGCGCTGTTTATATTTATGAGTATTTTGATACAGACGTTTCAGAAGCTGCACATGGCAGGGCTCCTGCTGTAGCAACGGCAATAAAAAGGGTGTCGAAGGACAAATTTGTTCTTACTTATCAAGGGGATGGGGACCTTGCAGCTATTGGTACAGCTGAAATAGTTCATGCTGCTGCAAGGGGCGAAAATATATGTGTATTTTTTGTTAACAACGCAATTTACGGGATGACTGGAGGCCAGATGGCGCCAACTACCTTGCCTGGAATGAAAACTGCTACTACTCCGTTTGGAAGGGATGTAAAAAAACAGGGTTATCCTATAAGGGTTTCTGAAATGCTTGCGCCTTTTGATGGCGTAGCTTATGTGGAAAGAGTGATGGTATCTTCTTCAAAACACGTTATTAAGGCAAAGAATGCTGTAAGAAAAGCCTTCAAATATCAGCTTCAAGAAAAGGGCTTTTCTCTGGTAGAATTCTTGAGTGCCTGTCCAACGGGTTGGGGGATGCCACCGGTAGAGGCTGCAAAGTGGGTAGAAGAGAACATGGCGAAGCAATTTCCGCTGGGAGTTTATAAGGAGGTAGGTCTGGATGACTGAGGAATTAATCATCGCAGGTTTTGGCGGACAAGGGGTTATGACTATGGGTCAGGTTCTCGCGTATGCAGGGCTCAATTTCGGTAAAGAAGTAAGCTATCTTCCCAGTTATGGGCCTGAGCAAAGAGGCGGTACTGCAAACTGTATGGTAGTCATATCTGACGAAGCAGTATCTTCGCCATATATAGATGAACCTACTTCTTTGATTATTATGAATCAGCCTTCGCTTGAGAAATTTTCTCCAATGTTAAAAGAAAACGGTATATTGATGTATAACGCTTCTTTGATAAAAGAAAAGGTAGTTTCTGATAGGGCTTCGAAGGTAGTTGGGATTGAAATAAACCATCTTGCAAACCAGTTGGGGAAGCCTCAGTTAGCAAATATGATTATGCTTGGAGCTTATATAGGAGTGTCAAACATTATGCCTGTAGATAGTATAAAGGAAGTGCTTCCAAAAGTTTTCTCCAGCAAATATCATCACCTCTTGCCGCTAAATTACCAGGCACTAGATCTTGGAGTGAAAACTGTAAAGGGTTAAAAATTTTGAGCGGCTAAAAACGTTTATTTTGGCCGCTTCTTTTTTCTATAAGCATTCCTACGTTCAACGTTCTTATAAGCCTTTTTGTAGCAGATTTTAGTAGATTTTCTCCTTTTAGTATGCACTCTTCCAGCGAGATTGGTCCTGCTGATATGCTTATTATTGCATCAATGCCACTTTCATAAACTGATTCGTAGCCCTCTGAAAGTCCTCCCGAGATACATATTACTGGTATATTGTACTTTTTAGCTGCTTTTGCAACTCCCACTGGCGCTTTTCCAAAGGCGGTTTGGAAATCTGTATTGCCCTCTCCAGTTATGACAAGATCTGCATCCTTTACAATGTTGTCAAAATGAGTAATTTCCAGAACTAACTTTACTCCAGGGACAAGGGAAGCTCCGGCAAATAACATTAAACCTGCACCAAGTCCTCCTGCTGCTCCCGAACCAGGGACGTCTTTGACGTCTTTTCCTGTTACTTTTCGAGCAATTTTGGCAAAGTTTGAAAGAGCAATGTCTAACTCCTTTACCATTTCAGGAGTTGCACCTTTTTGTGGGCCGTATACAGCCGATGCCCCTCGAGGTCCGCACAGGGGATTATCAACGTCACATGCTACAAGAATCTCAGTATTTTTTATGCGTGGATCTATCTTTGAAATATCTATATTTGATAATTTTTGCAGTGCATATCCCCCTTCTTCTAATTCATTTCCAGAGATGTCGTAGAATTTTACTCCCAGTGCCTTTGCCATTCCAGCCCCGGCATCGTTTGTAGCGCTACCACCTATGCCAATAACAATTTTTTTACAATTTGCATCTAAAGCTGATAATATAAGTTGTCCTGTGCCAAAAGTAGAAGTGATATAAGGATTTCTCTTTTCCCTTGGGAGCAGTGGAAGCCCTGAGGCTGAAGCCATCTCGATAATAGCAGTGGTACCATCTCCTAATATCCCCCATTTTGCAACTATTTTTTGGCCTAAAGGATCTAAAACCTCGCTATACATAAACTTTCCATTCGTAGCAGTTACCAATGCATCGACAGTGCCCTCTCCCCCGTCTGCGATTGGAACTTTAACTATATTTATTTTTGGGTAAAATTCCAGAAAAGCACTTTCAATTGCTTTAGAAACTTCAAGTGCGTTAAGACAACCTTTGTATGAGTCAGGAGCAATTACAATTTTATTCATGCTCTATAAAGAGAAAAAAATTCTCTTTCCTCCCTAATTATAAAGTTTTAATTTTTGTTTAAATAAATCATAACACATGTATTTAACTATGTCCTATTTTGAGTTTGGGTATTTACAGCAGTATTTTTGGTCTGTAGAATAAATTTTATGTTTTTGTGTGCGGATGAATTTATCAGACAGGTTAATTTTTTATCCTTAAAATCAATCCCATTTTTTTTTATTGTGGATTTTGAGGTAGATGATTTCAAACTTTTTTATGGGGATAGACTTTTCTCAAAAGAGATTTATTTTAATATCAATGACTTTAAGAATTATGAAGAATGCTATCAAAACAAACGAAGCAACAAGGAAATAGTATTTGAAAGTAAGCCAATTTCTTTGACAGAATACAAGAAAGCTTTTGAATCAGTTCAAAAGTATGAAATAGATGGGCACTCATACTTGGTAAATCTAACTTTTCAAACTGAGATTAGTACGAATCTTAGCCTATTTGAAATATTTTTGATGAGTAGATCCGCGTTTAAGCTATACGTTGACGATTTATTTACATGTTTCTCGCCTGAGATATTTATTAAAATCAGAGATGGGTTTATATTTGCCTATCCAATGAAGGGGACGATAGATGCAAGGATGCCAAATGCAAGAAAAATTTTAAAGAGTGATGAAAAGGAGCTTGCAGAACATGCTACGATTGTAGATCTGATCAGAAACGATCTGGGAATGGTTGCTGACGAAATCAAGGTTAAAAGATTTAGATTCTTTTCAAAAATAAAAACTATTAAAGGAGAAATTTATCAAACCAGTTCTGAAATACGTGGCTATTTAGGAGATGACTATAAAAAAAGGTTGGGCAATATAATAGTCTCTTTGCTCCCCGCAGGTTCAATCAGTGGGGCTCCAAAAGAGGCTACTGTGAAAAAGATAAAAGAAGTAGAAACATATAAAAGAGGGTATTATACAGGAGTTGGAGGATATTTCGATGGTAGTAATTTAGAAAGTTATGTATTAATAAGGTTTATAGAAAAAACAGAAAATAAGTTGTTTTTTAAGAGTGGCGGTGGAATAACTATATATAGTGACGTTAACAAAGAGTATAAAGAATTGATTGAGAAAATATATGTGCCAATTTATTGAAACAATAAAATTACATAATTCTGATTACTTTAATCTTGAATATCATCAGAGGAGAATTGATATAACACAGAAAAAATTTTTTGGAACTTCTAATATAGATCTTAAAAGAACACTGCCTGATCCAGAAGATTTTGGTAGAGGTATTTATAAGTGTAGGATTATTTATGGTGAAAAAGTGGAAAGTATAGACATTAGCAGGTATAGCGTTAAAAGGCTGGAATCTTTGAGGTTAATATTTTCTAATCAGATAGACTATAGCTATAAATTTTCTGACAGAAGAATCTTTGATAATTTAAAAAAGTGTTGTAAAGGTTTTGAAGAGATCTTGATAGTTAAAAATAATTTTGTAACTGATACCTCCTATTCTAATATTGCATTTTACAAAAATGGTGTATGGTATACGCCTGAAAGCTACTTACTAAATGGGACTAAAAGACAGTTTTATTTAGACAAAGGTATTTTGAAGGAAGCTGAAATTACAGTTGACAAAATTTTTTTCTTTGAAAAGATTTCTTTGCTAAACTCAATGCTTGATTTAGGAGAGATTTGTATGAATGTGAAAAGCATAACAGTATAGGCTTTGGCGCATATAGAACTGTATTTTGCAGGTTGTTTTTTTAAACTTTTAAATTTGTGTTAAAATGCCTATTATATTCAAAAGATTGTGGGAGAATAGATGCAGCAGATATTACTAATTTTATTTTATGTAAATATAGCGATACTGATTTTTTCTAGATTAAAACTTAGACCTTTTCTTTCACTTGCCCTGTTTGCTTGTATCGTGCTTGCTACTAGAAGCTATCAGGTTCTGCCAATATATTATTTGTTTGATCTAAATTTTTTGCTAGCACTTCTATCCCTGTCCTTTGTGAGAACATGTGTTGAAAATATTGCAAACGGCAAAGAAAATATTCTCTTTTTTGCTAAAATATTTTTAGATATGGGGGAGTCTGATGGTAAAATAACCAGTTTGTTTTCAAAATGGTTATTTCCTTTTTCTTCTATTCCTATTCTGTACTTTTTTTGTGTATCTGGGGTGGATTACCTTTCGTATCTTTATTTCTTCTATCCCTTGATGATTGCAAGTTTGATTTTCTATTTAGTCTACATTTTAAAAGAACATAGATTTGAAGTAATGAAGGCTTTAAAAGAAGGGGAATTCTTGTTTTATATGTTTATTTTTACTACTCTCTCGATTACTTACACCTACGTTGATCAAGTGATTGGTGTGGCAGCTCTAATTTTTGTTATTATTGGATTTTTGAGGTTTAAAATTGATATAAATGCTGTGAAAATTGATATGTATTCTACAAATAGTGGGGTGTTTTATTTCTTACTTCTTTGTGTACTTCTTGGGTATGTGGCACATTATGGCTATATAGAAATGTTTTCTGATTTTGTTATGAATGTGACGGGCGCTTATTATCCATATTTATACATAGCCTTTTCAATTATTTCATTTTTTGTCGGAATTTTTTTTGGAGATTTGTTTTTTTCTGTATCTACCTATCTTATATTTAAATATATTGGAGAAATGTATTTCTTTGATTTTAGGACAGTTTTAGTTTTTTGTTTTCTATTTTACTTTATAGGGGATCTTGTCTATAAAAGATATCTCTATGGAATGAGGTTTATTTGGAAAGAGAAGCTGTTTTAAATTTTCTTCCAATATTCGCTCTTATACTGTTTCTCTCAAAATTGTCTGGAAATATAAGTGCAAGATTTGGTCAGCCTGCAGTGTTTGGTGAGCTTCTGGCAGGACTTATTTTTGGTCCTTCAATGTTAAATATTGTTCATATGAACAATTTTATAGCTTTGTTTTCTGAAATAGGGGTAATATTCTTAATGTTTTTTGCAGGCTTACAGACTGAGTTAAAAGAATTTAGAAGTATTGGGTGGGCTGCGTTTTCTTCTGCAAGTTTTGGGGTTATACTGCCTCTTGTTGCTGGAACTATTTTTTCTTTATATTCGGGTTTTAAGCTTTCGGAATCAATTTTTGTAGGGGCGGTTTTGACTGCTACTTCGGTAAGTATTTCTGCACAGACATTGATGGAGCTTGGAAAATTAAGAAGCAAGGTTGGTATGACGATATTGGGCGCAGCTATCATTGACGATATTTTAGGGATAATTATTTTGTCTTTAGTAATAGCATTTGAACTTGGGAGGGGGAATATTTACTTTTTGCTCTTCAGAATTTTTAGCTATTTATTTGTAGCCACACTTTTAGCAAAACTTTTCCTTAAGCGCTATTTAGATTTTTTTTCAAAACTAAAGGTTTCAAGACCCTTGATTGCTGGTACAATTGTTCTAATAATACTGTATTCCTGGACCGCTGAAGTTTTTGGTTCGCTTGCTGCTATTACAGGATCGTATTTGCTTGGTGTTATGGTTTCTTTTACAGAGTATAACGAGAGGATTTCTGATAGGATTAGCACACTAGCTTATTCAATTTTTGCGCCTATATTTTTTTTCAGTGTAGGCTTATATGTAGAAAGAGGTAGTATGGAAATTGGGCTTTACTTTTATGCTTTTGTAATATTTTTGATTGCTATTTTAACGAAGATAATTGGTTGTGGTTTTGGAGCACTTGTTGCGAGATTTAGCTTTATGGATTCCTTAAGAGTTGGTGTGGGTATGATTTCGAGAGGAGAAGTTGCTATAATAATCGCAACAATTGGCTTAATGAGTGGTGTTCTTTCGAAGTCGGTTTTTTCTGTGTTAATTGTAGTTGCGATACTTACTACCGTAGTAACTCCTATACTATTAAAGGCTTTCTATAGAACAGGATAAAGTTATAATTTATTTAGTAAAACCAAAATAATTTGGAGGTAAAGTTGAGTAAAGTTGCCATGTTTATGGTAGT comes from Thermodesulfobium acidiphilum and encodes:
- the vorB gene encoding 3-methyl-2-oxobutanoate dehydrogenase subunit VorB; this encodes MRVLMKGTEAMAEAAIRAGCYAYFGYPITPQTELIHYMSRRMPEVKGVFLQAESEVSVINMVYGAAAAGVRVMTSSSSPGVSLMQEGISYLVGAQLPAVLINVMRGGPGLGNIQPSQSDYFQSTKGGGHGDYKLITFAPSSVSEAASLVYGAFDIAEKYRHPVMILADGALGQIMEPVSLPEHGLSKPSVKSWALTGAKGRSANKVLSFYLDPKTLEEHNLILQEKFKNVNEEIKFEEDIFDDMDVLAVAYGTVARILRSAVQRLRNEGKKIGFFRPISLWPFPEDALKSASRKSKLVFVSEMSYGQMLEDVRRVVPDDIEVKFYGRAGGVVPSPNELYLKLKSLLEGGM
- a CDS encoding aminodeoxychorismate synthase component I; translated protein: MVCRINFMFLCADEFIRQVNFLSLKSIPFFFIVDFEVDDFKLFYGDRLFSKEIYFNINDFKNYEECYQNKRSNKEIVFESKPISLTEYKKAFESVQKYEIDGHSYLVNLTFQTEISTNLSLFEIFLMSRSAFKLYVDDLFTCFSPEIFIKIRDGFIFAYPMKGTIDARMPNARKILKSDEKELAEHATIVDLIRNDLGMVADEIKVKRFRFFSKIKTIKGEIYQTSSEIRGYLGDDYKKRLGNIIVSLLPAGSISGAPKEATVKKIKEVETYKRGYYTGVGGYFDGSNLESYVLIRFIEKTENKLFFKSGGGITIYSDVNKEYKELIEKIYVPIY
- a CDS encoding 2-oxoacid:acceptor oxidoreductase family protein encodes the protein MTEELIIAGFGGQGVMTMGQVLAYAGLNFGKEVSYLPSYGPEQRGGTANCMVVISDEAVSSPYIDEPTSLIIMNQPSLEKFSPMLKENGILMYNASLIKEKVVSDRASKVVGIEINHLANQLGKPQLANMIMLGAYIGVSNIMPVDSIKEVLPKVFSSKYHHLLPLNYQALDLGVKTVKG
- a CDS encoding thiamine pyrophosphate-dependent enzyme, with the protein product MSNQILERPRSLTGKQFHYCPGCHHGIIHRLIAETIDEFDLREKTIVVQPVGCAVYIYEYFDTDVSEAAHGRAPAVATAIKRVSKDKFVLTYQGDGDLAAIGTAEIVHAAARGENICVFFVNNAIYGMTGGQMAPTTLPGMKTATTPFGRDVKKQGYPIRVSEMLAPFDGVAYVERVMVSSSKHVIKAKNAVRKAFKYQLQEKGFSLVEFLSACPTGWGMPPVEAAKWVEENMAKQFPLGVYKEVGLDD
- a CDS encoding cation:proton antiporter, with amino-acid sequence MEREAVLNFLPIFALILFLSKLSGNISARFGQPAVFGELLAGLIFGPSMLNIVHMNNFIALFSEIGVIFLMFFAGLQTELKEFRSIGWAAFSSASFGVILPLVAGTIFSLYSGFKLSESIFVGAVLTATSVSISAQTLMELGKLRSKVGMTILGAAIIDDILGIIILSLVIAFELGRGNIYFLLFRIFSYLFVATLLAKLFLKRYLDFFSKLKVSRPLIAGTIVLIILYSWTAEVFGSLAAITGSYLLGVMVSFTEYNERISDRISTLAYSIFAPIFFFSVGLYVERGSMEIGLYFYAFVIFLIAILTKIIGCGFGALVARFSFMDSLRVGVGMISRGEVAIIIATIGLMSGVLSKSVFSVLIVVAILTTVVTPILLKAFYRTG
- a CDS encoding aminotransferase class IV, which codes for MCQFIETIKLHNSDYFNLEYHQRRIDITQKKFFGTSNIDLKRTLPDPEDFGRGIYKCRIIYGEKVESIDISRYSVKRLESLRLIFSNQIDYSYKFSDRRIFDNLKKCCKGFEEILIVKNNFVTDTSYSNIAFYKNGVWYTPESYLLNGTKRQFYLDKGILKEAEITVDKIFFFEKISLLNSMLDLGEICMNVKSITV
- a CDS encoding glycerate kinase, translated to MNKIVIAPDSYKGCLNALEVSKAIESAFLEFYPKINIVKVPIADGGEGTVDALVTATNGKFMYSEVLDPLGQKIVAKWGILGDGTTAIIEMASASGLPLLPREKRNPYITSTFGTGQLILSALDANCKKIVIGIGGSATNDAGAGMAKALGVKFYDISGNELEEGGYALQKLSNIDISKIDPRIKNTEILVACDVDNPLCGPRGASAVYGPQKGATPEMVKELDIALSNFAKIARKVTGKDVKDVPGSGAAGGLGAGLMLFAGASLVPGVKLVLEITHFDNIVKDADLVITGEGNTDFQTAFGKAPVGVAKAAKKYNIPVICISGGLSEGYESVYESGIDAIISISAGPISLEECILKGENLLKSATKRLIRTLNVGMLIEKRSGQNKRF
- a CDS encoding 4Fe-4S dicluster domain-containing protein produces the protein MARVIIDEERCKGCGLCVAACNFGNLRIGEKFNSKSYRVSEFVGEECKGCGFCYMVCPDIAITVYRDEKVEVEK